A region of Magnetococcales bacterium DNA encodes the following proteins:
- a CDS encoding metal-dependent hydrolase has protein sequence MTMANFRVHFSVAAVAGGMAATALLVAGEIGWGETLACFAAATIGGLLPDLDADNSTPLAMAFTALAICFSFLLMFSQAGRYSVLELLVLWSGGYLLVRHGVLRLFTRATVHRGIFHSLPALFFFTFLTVLLAWGLYGIPRQTAWLVGTFIGMGVFVHLLLDELYGFNLFNPVGMQHSLGSALKLYSRDWLATGLMYLVVVGLYLATPQTDGLYQHLLREKTWQRIEQRFLPKSGWFSSGVPLPG, from the coding sequence GTGACGATGGCCAATTTTCGCGTTCATTTTTCGGTGGCCGCTGTGGCAGGGGGGATGGCGGCGACGGCGTTGCTCGTGGCTGGGGAGATTGGTTGGGGAGAGACTCTGGCCTGTTTTGCAGCAGCCACCATCGGTGGACTCCTGCCCGATCTGGATGCCGATAACTCCACCCCATTGGCCATGGCTTTTACGGCCTTGGCAATCTGCTTTTCTTTTTTGCTCATGTTCAGTCAGGCCGGTCGGTATTCGGTCCTGGAACTGCTCGTTTTGTGGTCGGGAGGATATCTTCTGGTACGCCATGGGGTTTTGCGTCTTTTTACCCGGGCCACCGTGCATCGGGGAATTTTTCACTCCCTGCCGGCGCTTTTTTTCTTCACGTTTCTGACGGTCTTGCTGGCGTGGGGTTTGTATGGCATTCCCCGCCAGACTGCCTGGCTGGTGGGAACATTCATCGGAATGGGGGTTTTTGTGCATCTCCTGCTGGATGAACTTTATGGATTCAATCTGTTCAACCCGGTGGGCATGCAACACTCCCTGGGGTCAGCCCTGAAATTGTATTCACGGGATTGGTTGGCCACCGGCCTGATGTATCTGGTCGTGGTGGGGCTGTATTTGGCCACTCCCCAAACCGACGGCCTCTACCAACACCTGCTGCGCGAAAAAACCTGGCAACGGATCGAACAACGCTTTCTGCCCAAATCCGGATGGTTCAGCTCCGGTGTGCCATTGCCTGGTTGA